AACTTCCTGTTCTCCAACCAGTCGACGCTGCTGCGCACCGTCCGCGACATCGGTCTTGGCCTCGTTGACCGCGCCCCGCCGCTGAAGAACCTCTTCATCCGCCAGGCCGCCGGGCTGACCGGCGAGGTGCCGCGGCTGTTGAAGGGCGAGGCGCTGTAGGGCGAATGGTGAGTGGCGAATAGCGAGTGGTGTCCATTCGCTATTCGCCACTACCTACTCGCTAAGATCAATCGATCTTCCGCGCCTCTTCCGGCAGCATGATCGGGATGCCGTCGCGGATCGGATAAGCGAGCTTGGCGCTGCGCGAGATCAGCTCCTGCTTGGCAGAATCGAATTCCAGCGGGCCCTTGGTCAGCGGGCAGACCAGGATCTCCAGCAGTTTGGGATCGACACTGGCTTCGGGGCGTTCGGTGGGCGCGTTCATTTTGGTCTCCGGCAGTCGGTTGCCTCTAGCACAGAAATTCGCATCCGCCCATCTACGCGGAGATCATCCGCAGCAGCTCGTCGATCAGGACCTGGATCCGCGCCGCCGGCACCGGCGTGCCCGACAGGGCAAAGCCGAGAAAGGTCCAGTACAGTATCTGCGCCCGGGCCTGCGCCGCCGCGGGCGCGAGCCCGCGCTTTGCGAGCAATGCTTCGATGTAATCGATCCTGCGGCGGTCGATGGCGCGGACCGCGCCTTGTGCGGTCGCATCGAACGCCGCCCAGTTGCGCACCGCGCGTTCGAGGTCGAGCCGCGCGCCAAAGGACCTGCGCAGCAACGCCCTCAGCGGCTCGTCCGCGGCGGCCTCGACATCGGCGATGATCTGCTCCGCAGCGATCTCGCGCCAGCGCTTGAGGACGGCGGCGTGGAACGCGCCGAGATCGGCAAAATGCCAATAGAAGCTGCCGCGCGACACGCCCATGGCCCGCGCCAGCGGATCGGCCTTCAGCGCGGTGAAGCCGCTCCTGGCCAGTGCCTTGAGGCCCTGATCGATCCAGTCGTCGGCGGAGAGCTGCTCGGTCATGTCGGGGTTCCAAAAGATCCACCATACACTAGTGTATTGACAGGCGGCTTGCCAGCGCCTAATCAACCATACATAGCTGTATGGAGACATCGATGCGTGATCTCTTGCTCCAATGCGCCGGCGTCCTGACCATCGTCGTGGCCCTCATCCATGGCTATCTCGGCGAGGCCAAGGTGTTTCCCCGCGCCCGGATCGAGCCGGAACGGCTGCGCACCCTGATCCGTCTGGTCTGGCAGGCCTCGACCGTCGCCTGGATCGGCGGCGGCGTGCTGCTGATCGCAACGCCCTGGATGGGCTCGGAGCCGGCGCGCCACTGGATCGTCGCCACCATGGCCTGCGTGTTCGGCTTTTCGGCTTGCGCCAACGCATGGGCGACGCGCGGCCGGCATTTCGGCTGGATGATGCTCAGCGCGGTCGTCGCGCTGGCGGTTGCGGGATACTGAGCATCGAGACGACAAGTCAGGCATTCAAGCGGAGCGGCATCATGGAATATCGTGTTCGACTGACCATCGAAAACGGCGTAGCCCATCTCCGGCTGAATCGCCCGGACAAGATGAATGCGCTCGACCCGGCGATGTTCGAGGCCATCATCGAAGCAGGCACACAGCTGGGTGCGGCCAAGGATCTCCGCGCCGTCGTCCTCTCGGGCGAAGGGCGCGCCTTCTGCGCAGGCCTCGACCTCGATCGCCTTCTCGCCACCGCGAACGGCAATCCGCTGCTGCCGTCCATTGACCTGACGCGCCGAACCCACGGCATCGCGAACTATGCCCAGCATCTCGTCTGGCTCTGGCGCGAACTGCCTGTGCCGGTGATTGCAGCGGTTCATGGCGTTGCGTTCGGCGGCGGCTTCCAGCTCGCGCTTGGTGCTGACCTGCGCTATGTCGCGCCCGGAACAAAGCTCGGGG
The genomic region above belongs to Bradyrhizobium arachidis and contains:
- a CDS encoding Trm112 family protein: MNAPTERPEASVDPKLLEILVCPLTKGPLEFDSAKQELISRSAKLAYPIRDGIPIMLPEEARKID
- a CDS encoding crotonase/enoyl-CoA hydratase family protein, whose translation is MEYRVRLTIENGVAHLRLNRPDKMNALDPAMFEAIIEAGTQLGAAKDLRAVVLSGEGRAFCAGLDLDRLLATANGNPLLPSIDLTRRTHGIANYAQHLVWLWRELPVPVIAAVHGVAFGGGFQLALGADLRYVAPGTKLGVIETKWGLVPDMCGTQLMRRLARDDIVRELTYSGRVFSAEEALAYGFATRLTDDPLAAALATAHEIASRSPDAVRAAKRLLNLSATADPATGLAAETTEQAALLGTPNHIEAIRSNLENRRPRWSYA
- a CDS encoding TetR/AcrR family transcriptional regulator, yielding MTEQLSADDWIDQGLKALARSGFTALKADPLARAMGVSRGSFYWHFADLGAFHAAVLKRWREIAAEQIIADVEAAADEPLRALLRRSFGARLDLERAVRNWAAFDATAQGAVRAIDRRRIDYIEALLAKRGLAPAAAQARAQILYWTFLGFALSGTPVPAARIQVLIDELLRMISA